The following are from one region of the Actinoplanes sp. L3-i22 genome:
- a CDS encoding PP2C family protein-serine/threonine phosphatase, with protein sequence MADEQVVRELLAAVPAGCTWLLPITGDDGRVADFRVAATSDQVRDMYGRGTQRVDARLRELYPSLVDGPLWRLYLEVLATGEPGGMDEFDYDGSRFEISVHRVLGGLLIWWTRVDEHRRRLESTELLGSLGWAEYELATGRSEWSPGMYRIFRREPADGPMSQVEQAAGILPEDRGIAETAWQTLDVGATSDVTVRFRIDDRIKHLRILSDLARDATGRPMKISAVVQDVTARVASRTEIERLSDQVRVGELTALAEHRLARQLQQMIQPVPAGSFELDGLEAMVSYLPAESALQVGGDWYHAQTLPDGQVALAVGDVAGHGLEAASGMAHLRFALVAWLAVGIRDPGMLLRHLNQLCAQLGITGTAVIGVYDPGTRLLPWARAGHMAPMLGRDGHSVDLDRPPGLLLGAAAEAEFPVASAHLRPGDLILFYTDGLIERRGDVARRSAEVRGHLSTVSAAPGADALPTIHRLLHAPSPDDDTCTLAVRVRT encoded by the coding sequence ATGGCCGACGAGCAGGTGGTCCGGGAACTGCTGGCCGCCGTGCCCGCCGGGTGCACCTGGCTGCTTCCGATCACCGGCGACGACGGCCGGGTGGCGGACTTCCGGGTCGCCGCGACCAGCGATCAGGTGCGGGACATGTACGGCCGCGGCACCCAGCGGGTCGACGCCCGGCTGCGCGAGCTCTATCCGTCCCTCGTGGACGGCCCGCTGTGGCGGCTCTACCTCGAGGTGCTGGCCACCGGCGAGCCGGGCGGCATGGACGAGTTCGACTACGACGGGTCCCGCTTCGAGATCAGCGTGCACCGCGTGCTCGGCGGCCTGCTCATCTGGTGGACCCGGGTCGACGAGCACCGCCGCCGGCTGGAGAGCACCGAACTGCTCGGCAGCCTCGGCTGGGCGGAGTACGAACTGGCCACCGGCCGCTCCGAATGGTCCCCGGGGATGTACCGGATTTTCCGCCGCGAGCCCGCCGACGGCCCGATGTCCCAGGTCGAGCAGGCCGCCGGCATCCTGCCCGAGGACCGCGGGATCGCCGAGACCGCCTGGCAGACACTGGACGTCGGCGCCACCTCCGACGTGACCGTCCGGTTCCGCATCGACGACCGGATCAAGCACCTGCGGATCCTCTCCGACCTGGCCCGGGACGCGACCGGCCGGCCGATGAAGATCTCCGCGGTGGTGCAGGACGTCACCGCCCGGGTCGCCTCCCGCACCGAGATCGAACGGCTCAGCGACCAGGTCCGGGTCGGCGAACTGACCGCGCTCGCCGAGCACCGGCTGGCCCGCCAGTTGCAGCAGATGATCCAGCCGGTGCCGGCCGGCTCGTTCGAGCTGGACGGGCTCGAGGCGATGGTCAGCTACCTGCCGGCGGAGAGCGCGCTGCAGGTCGGCGGCGACTGGTACCACGCGCAGACGCTGCCGGACGGGCAGGTCGCCCTCGCCGTCGGGGACGTCGCCGGGCACGGCCTGGAGGCCGCCAGCGGGATGGCCCACCTGCGGTTCGCGCTGGTCGCCTGGCTGGCCGTCGGCATCCGCGACCCCGGGATGCTGCTGCGGCACCTCAACCAGCTCTGCGCCCAGCTCGGCATCACCGGGACGGCGGTGATCGGCGTCTACGATCCGGGGACCAGGCTGCTGCCCTGGGCCCGCGCCGGGCACATGGCGCCGATGCTGGGCCGCGACGGGCACAGCGTCGACCTCGACCGGCCGCCCGGGCTGCTGCTCGGCGCCGCGGCCGAGGCCGAGTTCCCGGTGGCCAGCGCGCACCTGCGGCCGGGGGATCTGATCCTCTTCTACACCGACGGCCTGATCGAGCGGCGCGGGGACGTGGCGCGGCGGTCCGCCGAGGTGCGGGGGCATCTGAGCACGGTGTCCGCG
- a CDS encoding methyl-accepting chemotaxis protein, which produces MQPDSIVAAPRGLLERVLGDRSLLVKSTITAACVALVAVAVTVVSLSRMAQLRDDLHTMKTHHVDSMEQIANMREGMTNMFRGMLLVSSGQSSKNDQLYQLGLKGAADADTEIDTSVTAYRAIATDSGATDRLTRLDSFATAMTGYRALRDVIIFGKAPPSGFQMPAADQILPAFTTAENGINTAMAELQQAEESDADTMTATGDRAYQRSRWITLAGLVIGFVVAAFVGFGVARLIRRQLATVSSALRAVADGDLTVAAEVRSRDELGQMAQAVNRAREGLQTTVRQLTHDAGALGTVTEQLTEITTRLEAEAREAAEQAGLVAGTAGDVSASVQSVAAGSDEMGASIREISENASSAAQVAASAVGVAQATNDTVAKLGTSSAEIGDVVKTITSIAEQTNLLALNATIEAARAGEAGKGFAVVATEVKDLAQETAKATEDISQRVQAIQADTENAVTAIQQISRIISEINDYQVTIASAVEEQTATTNEMSRSIGEAANGSSTIAGNINAVASAAHATTSALGEADASMAELTRVAGELRDVVARFRV; this is translated from the coding sequence ATGCAGCCGGACAGCATCGTCGCGGCGCCGCGTGGCCTGCTGGAGCGGGTCCTCGGCGACCGCAGCCTGCTCGTCAAGAGCACGATCACGGCGGCCTGCGTCGCGCTGGTCGCGGTGGCGGTGACCGTGGTGTCGCTGAGCCGGATGGCTCAGCTGCGCGACGACCTGCACACGATGAAGACCCACCACGTGGACAGCATGGAGCAGATCGCGAACATGCGTGAGGGCATGACCAACATGTTCCGCGGCATGCTGCTCGTCTCGTCCGGCCAGAGCTCGAAGAACGACCAGCTCTACCAGCTCGGGCTGAAGGGCGCGGCGGACGCCGACACGGAGATCGACACCTCGGTGACCGCCTACCGCGCGATCGCCACCGATTCCGGGGCCACCGACCGGCTGACCCGGCTCGACTCGTTCGCCACCGCGATGACCGGGTACCGGGCGCTGCGCGACGTGATCATTTTCGGCAAGGCGCCGCCGTCCGGGTTCCAGATGCCGGCCGCCGATCAGATCCTGCCCGCGTTCACCACCGCGGAGAACGGCATCAACACCGCGATGGCCGAGCTGCAGCAGGCCGAGGAGTCGGACGCGGACACGATGACCGCGACCGGGGACCGGGCGTACCAGCGGTCCCGCTGGATCACCCTGGCCGGCCTGGTGATCGGGTTCGTGGTGGCCGCGTTCGTCGGCTTCGGCGTGGCCCGGCTGATCCGCCGCCAGCTCGCGACCGTCTCGTCGGCGCTGCGCGCGGTCGCCGACGGGGACCTGACCGTCGCCGCCGAGGTGCGCTCCCGCGACGAGCTGGGCCAGATGGCGCAGGCGGTGAACCGGGCCCGGGAGGGTCTGCAGACCACGGTCCGGCAGCTCACCCACGACGCCGGCGCGCTCGGCACGGTCACCGAGCAGCTGACCGAGATCACCACCCGGCTGGAGGCCGAGGCCCGGGAGGCCGCCGAGCAGGCTGGGCTGGTGGCCGGCACGGCCGGCGACGTCTCCGCCAGCGTGCAGTCGGTGGCGGCGGGCAGCGATGAGATGGGCGCCTCGATCCGGGAGATCTCGGAGAACGCGAGCAGCGCCGCGCAGGTGGCGGCGTCCGCGGTCGGGGTCGCACAGGCCACCAACGACACGGTGGCCAAGCTCGGCACGTCGTCCGCGGAGATCGGCGACGTGGTCAAGACGATCACCTCGATCGCCGAGCAGACCAACCTGCTCGCCCTGAACGCGACGATCGAGGCGGCCCGCGCGGGTGAGGCCGGCAAGGGCTTCGCGGTGGTCGCCACCGAGGTCAAGGACCTGGCGCAGGAGACCGCGAAGGCCACCGAGGACATCTCGCAGCGGGTGCAGGCGATCCAGGCCGACACCGAGAACGCGGTGACCGCGATCCAGCAGATCTCCCGGATCATCTCGGAGATCAACGACTACCAGGTGACCATCGCCTCGGCGGTGGAGGAGCAGACCGCCACCACCAACGAGATGAGCCGCAGCATCGGCGAGGCGGCCAACGGCAGCTCCACGATCGCCGGCAACATCAACGCGGTGGCCAGCGCCGCGCACGCCACGACGTCCGCGCTCGGCGAGGCGGACGCGTCGATGGCCGAGCTCACCCGGGTCGCGGGCGAACTGCGGGACGTGGTCGCGCGCTTCCGTGTCTAG
- a CDS encoding PleD family two-component system response regulator: MPQSSTTALTFSDAEAGLTWPMDDWSAALEPPTVLIADDDESIRDLVGTKLRAAGYRTLMASDGRTAMALAVGERPALVLLDVCMPGLDGLGFCYELHSSPQTAHIPVIFISGRGEPADMELAQVVGAEDYLVKPLDPAELLRRVQRLLGH; encoded by the coding sequence ATGCCTCAGTCCTCGACCACGGCCTTGACGTTCAGCGACGCCGAAGCCGGTCTGACCTGGCCGATGGACGACTGGTCGGCCGCTCTGGAGCCGCCCACGGTGCTGATCGCCGACGACGACGAGAGCATCCGTGACCTGGTCGGGACGAAGTTACGGGCGGCCGGCTACCGGACCCTGATGGCCTCGGACGGGCGGACCGCGATGGCCCTCGCGGTGGGGGAGCGGCCGGCGCTGGTGCTGCTCGACGTGTGCATGCCGGGGTTGGACGGGCTGGGCTTCTGCTACGAATTGCACTCGTCGCCGCAGACCGCCCACATCCCGGTGATCTTCATCAGCGGGCGGGGTGAGCCGGCCGATATGGAGCTGGCGCAGGTGGTCGGGGCCGAGGACTACCTGGTCAAGCCGCTCGACCCGGCCGAGCTGCTGCGCCGGGTGCAGCGGCTGCTCGGCCACTGA